The genomic DNA TCTCCGAGGTCGTTCCAGTCCCCGTCGTGGACGCAGTCGGCGGCACCGACTCGGGCGAGTTGGCGTCACTCGCCGACACGTCCCGTGCCTCTTCTGCACCGTCGGTCGCATCCCCCGCCGCCTCCGACCCGGTCCCCTCGTCCGGTTCCTCGTCGTCTTCGAGACCCGAGTCGCGAGACCCCGACTTCAGTCCCATCAGGCCACCACCTCCGGAGTATCGAGGTCGACTTCTCGTTCGAGGTGCCGTGCGAGTGAGTCGAACCGGTCCAGCGTCTCCATCTCGTAGTCACGCTGTCTGTCTCGGTGGTCCTCGACGTACCGGTACGGGCTACACTGTCGTCGCCAGCACCCCTCCATCAGCGACCCGCGCTCCCCGATCACGACGGGGACGGAAAACCCGCTCGTCTCCAACTCCGACATCACCGCCTGCTGATCGCGGGTGTCCTTGTACCCGATCGGTACCACCGCGAGTACTCCCACGTCGACGCCGATGTTGTCCTCCAGTCCGTCGACGAGGTCGTCCAGTCCCTCGATTGACTCCTGTCCCTTCGCGGTCGCCTCGAAGGGGATCACCACGTTCCGCACCGCGACGAGGGCGTTGTAGAGGATCGGGCCCGCCTTTCCCGCAGAGTCGACGATCACCACGTCGTACTCGTCGCGGACGTTCGCGTCCGTGAGGACACGTCGGAGTTGGTGGTACATACTGTACGACTCGCCGAGTCGTTCGGCCTGGTTCTTCTCGTTGAGGAGGAACTCGTGGAGGTCCTCCAGCATGTTGTGTGAGGGGATCAGGTCGACGCCGGCCTCCACCTGGTGTGTCAACTCCGTGAACGGACCTCTCGGACGCCCGACCATGTGTCGGACCAGGTTGTCGACGTCCGGATCGCTCCGGTCGTAGTCCGGGCCGAAGAGGTACGTCAGGCTCCCGTTCTGCGTGTCCATGTCGATGGCCAACACGTCGTGACCCGCGCGGGCGTGACTCACGGCGAGCGTCGCCGCAGTGGACGTCTTCCCGACGCCGCCCGCCTCCGACACCGGTGCGTACGTGAGCATACACGACACTCTGTCCCGATGAAGTATAAATCTCAGTCAGACGTTGTAGCTCGTGAGTATAGCTGTGGTGTATAGGCGAGGAGCGTAGTTGCTAGGTATAGTTGGTAGCTGTAGTTGTTATGTGTAGTCGAGAAATATAGTCGGGAGCGTATCCCCGACGGTGCGGTGGAGCGATAGAACTCGTCGTCGTGAGAGAGTAGTATAGCTACGAGCTATAGTCGTTGCTCTACACTGTAAAGCATAGTTCTGAGACGTATCTCGAAGCACCGTGTGTAGAGTGACGTGAGGAGTCCATCGACGAGCAGTAAACACGTGGAGACACGACCTCTCGAAGAGACTCTCAACTATAGCGATCGCCTGTAACGCTCGACTATAGCCCACAGGTGAACGTAGTAGATGCAGTCACACCGATATCGACCTGTACCGATCAGTTGCAAAGGCGTCGTACCGATCTGTTGCAAAGGCGTCGTCGGTCGTTCTCGTCTGTGCGGCCGAACACGTCACGACTGTCCACCCGTGGTGGGAAACACGGGGAGAAGATCGAGAGTCGATCGAACGGAGACTCGGAACCGGTCTCTCGGAGCTGCCGATTGCCGAAAGTCCACACGATCGAACAGAGAACACAGTCCCGAGAGCACGATTGGCGTTCGAGACACGGGTGACGTTCGGCTGGACCAGGTGACACTCGGTCGGGTTGGGTGGTACTCGGTCTGGTTGGGTGACACCCTCCCCCCGTTTGCGATATGAAATCGGCCGAGACGGGGGGAGGGGGTTCGAAGAGATTCACGGGTGACAAGGCCGTAAGTAGCCGATATCGCCGAGTAGAGACCGCAACGAGACTACTTCGACACGTTTCGCAGAAAGCGTCTATATTTGGAAAAGTTTATTTGGCGAGTGCTCTTACCACACCCGCAGTGGGTAGTGATCACTAAACGACACCGACGTACCGTCGGTGGAGTAACGAAGCCACGTCTCGAGGGAAGATCCGATCCCCTCTGGCACAATTAGGTGGCCGAAGGCCGAATTCTGTGTTCAAAGCGGCTCTCGCTCGACTACGTTCTCTCCACGGCGAGGAGTGTCGTCCCGTGTCTCCTCTCCCCGGGGTACCCATCTCGACCGATTTCATATCGCACACGGGGAGGGGGTGTCGCCGACGAACCCGAGGGGCCCCTCTGTCTGTGGATTTCATATCGCACACGGGGAGGGGGTGTCGGAGTGTGTCTCGACTACCCCGACACCGACCCGGCTCGGTAACCTCTTCGACCGCGAACCGACCGGTCTGGGGCTCACTCGCGATCGAGACTGGCTGCGACTCTGGCCACTGGTGTCCATCCAGTCAGTCCGACATACGGCCGTCTGCCTGGAGTATCGACCGACTCCACGGGTCTCGACCCTCGCTCCCAGCGAACCGCACGTCGACGCCCGTAGATTACACTTCGCACACGGGGTGTGAGGGTTTCGAGGGAAACTTCCACACTGCGAGAATCCGACATGGGGTTGCCTCGACAACTGGTGGTCGTGGTGGTAGTGGTGATTGCAGCGATATCCCCCAGGTACCACGACGGGAATGACTTCGCTTCCGGTGGGACACGGCGTCGCTCACGACCGAACGGGGCCTCTCTCGTCGCCGTAATTGCCCTATTTGATATCGCAGGCGGTCTCCGATTTGATCTCGCAGACGGTACCCGAGCTTATTTGTGCCGGGGCCCCCACCGACCGCACATGGAGTCGGGCCCCGGAGAGTCGGAGACGGAAGACTCGGCGTCGCAGTCGATCAAGGGACGGCTCCAGGCGGGATCGCGCAACTCTGTGTTCAGGGAGAAGGGACTCCTCGACCCGGACACGGTCATCGACGAGGACAGGATCGTCGGTCGCGATCAACAACTCGACGACATCATCACGTACCTCCGGCCGACACTCCAGGGGAACCACCCGCCGAACCTCCTGTTGTACGGCCCATCGGGGACGGGGAAGTCGTTGATCATCAACGCAGTCTGTGAACAGATCGAGGATCTCGCACGGTCGCAGGGTGACCGGTTCGGGGTCATCAACATCAACTGCCAGACGATCAAGTCCCACGACAGGGCCGTGTACCGGCTCGTCGACAGCGCCGCCGTGTCGGCCGGGATCGAGACCGGCGTGCCCCAGAGCGGGGTGTCGACGGATCGGAAGCTGAACCGGTTCTACGAGGTCTTGAGCGAGCAGTTCGACTCGGTGATCATCATCTTGGACGAGATCGACCTCCTCGCCGGGCGA from Halobaculum sp. MBLA0147 includes the following:
- a CDS encoding ParA family protein, whose product is MLTYAPVSEAGGVGKTSTAATLAVSHARAGHDVLAIDMDTQNGSLTYLFGPDYDRSDPDVDNLVRHMVGRPRGPFTELTHQVEAGVDLIPSHNMLEDLHEFLLNEKNQAERLGESYSMYHQLRRVLTDANVRDEYDVVIVDSAGKAGPILYNALVAVRNVVIPFEATAKGQESIEGLDDLVDGLEDNIGVDVGVLAVVPIGYKDTRDQQAVMSELETSGFSVPVVIGERGSLMEGCWRRQCSPYRYVEDHRDRQRDYEMETLDRFDSLARHLEREVDLDTPEVVA